A genomic window from Dechloromonas sp. A34 includes:
- a CDS encoding AsnC family transcriptional regulator → MPELDAVDRQIINHWQGGFPICEHPYAAVAGQLGIAEDELLQRLERLLADKVLTRFGPMMQIERMGGAFVLAALAVPEERYETVAALVNALPQVAHNYRREHLLNMWFVLATEAPAGIAEAIARIERDTGLPVHAFPKEREYFVEMKLAVRA, encoded by the coding sequence ATGCCTGAACTGGACGCCGTCGACCGCCAGATCATCAACCACTGGCAGGGCGGCTTCCCGATCTGCGAGCACCCCTATGCCGCGGTCGCAGGCCAGCTCGGCATCGCCGAGGACGAGTTGCTGCAGCGCCTGGAACGCCTGCTCGCCGACAAGGTGCTGACCCGCTTCGGCCCGATGATGCAGATCGAACGCATGGGCGGCGCCTTCGTGCTCGCCGCCCTGGCCGTGCCCGAAGAGCGCTACGAGACGGTCGCCGCGCTGGTCAATGCGCTGCCCCAGGTCGCCCACAACTACCGGCGCGAGCACCTGTTGAACATGTGGTTCGTTCTCGCCACCGAAGCCCCGGCCGGCATCGCCGAGGCGATCGCCCGCATCGAGCGTGACACGGGACTGCCGGTGCACGCCTTTCCCAAGGAACGCGAGTATTTCGTCGAGATGAAGCTGGCGGTCCGCGCATGA
- a CDS encoding AsnC family transcriptional regulator has translation MIDDRDRALIVATQEGLPLVARPYRALAERLGWSADEVMRRLQALLEAGIIRRIGAVPNHYAIGWTANGMTVWDVADEAVDRLGEAVGALDFVTHCYRRPRALPAWPYNLFAMVHGSSRDEVRAKAEVISRLLGEHCRARDVLFSTRILKKSGLRI, from the coding sequence ATGATCGACGACCGCGACCGCGCCCTGATCGTCGCCACCCAGGAAGGGCTGCCGCTGGTCGCCCGGCCCTACCGGGCGCTGGCCGAGCGGCTCGGCTGGTCGGCCGACGAGGTCATGCGCCGCCTGCAGGCCCTGCTTGAGGCCGGCATCATCCGCCGCATCGGCGCCGTGCCCAATCACTACGCCATCGGCTGGACGGCCAACGGCATGACGGTCTGGGATGTCGCCGACGAGGCGGTCGACCGGCTCGGGGAAGCGGTCGGCGCGCTGGATTTCGTCACCCACTGCTACCGCCGGCCGCGCGCCCTGCCGGCCTGGCCCTACAACCTGTTCGCCATGGTTCATGGCAGCAGCCGCGATGAAGTGCGCGCCAAGGCCGAAGTCATCAGTCGGTTGCTCGGCGAGCACTGCCGGGCGCGCGATGTGCTGTTCTCGACACGCATCCTGAAGAAGAGCGGCCTGCGTATCTAG
- a CDS encoding amino acid ABC transporter ATP-binding protein translates to MIKIANVSKHYGSFQVLTDCTTSVSKGEVIVVCGPSGSGKSTLIKCVNGLEPFQSGEITVNGTSVGDPKTNLSKLRAHVGMVFQNFELFPHMSITQNLAIAQTKVLGRSQDEAMDKGLKLLDRVGLKAQAAKFPGQLSGGQQQRVAIARALAMDPICMLFDEPTSALDPEMVNEVLDVMTELAQEGMTMMCVTHEMGFAKRVANRVIFMDQGRIVEDDSKEAFFANPRSERAQQFLAKILHH, encoded by the coding sequence ATGATCAAGATTGCAAACGTCAGCAAACATTACGGTAGCTTCCAGGTCCTCACCGATTGCACCACCAGCGTCAGCAAGGGCGAGGTCATCGTCGTCTGCGGGCCGTCCGGTTCCGGCAAGTCGACCCTGATCAAGTGCGTCAATGGCCTGGAACCCTTCCAGTCCGGCGAGATCACCGTCAATGGCACCTCGGTCGGCGACCCGAAGACCAACCTGTCGAAACTGCGCGCCCATGTCGGCATGGTTTTTCAGAACTTCGAGCTGTTCCCGCACATGAGCATTACCCAGAACCTGGCCATCGCCCAGACCAAGGTGCTCGGTCGCAGCCAGGACGAGGCAATGGACAAGGGCCTCAAGCTGCTCGACCGCGTCGGCCTCAAAGCGCAAGCCGCCAAGTTCCCCGGCCAGCTCTCCGGCGGCCAGCAGCAGCGCGTCGCCATCGCCCGCGCCCTGGCCATGGACCCGATCTGCATGCTGTTCGACGAGCCGACCTCGGCCCTCGACCCGGAAATGGTCAACGAGGTGCTCGACGTGATGACCGAACTGGCCCAGGAAGGCATGACCATGATGTGCGTCACCCACGAAATGGGTTTCGCCAAGCGCGTGGCCAATCGCGTGATCTTCATGGACCAGGGCCGCATCGTCGAGGATGACAGCAAGGAAGCCTTCTTCGCCAATCCGCGTTCGGAACGGGCGCAGCAGTTCCTGGCCAAGATACTGCACCACTAA
- a CDS encoding AsnC family transcriptional regulator: protein MTDTFEFRLLNEFQRDFPLCPAPFAELAARLGVAEKRVLSSLEKLRREGKISRVGAVFAPKRIGASTLAAMAVAPEQLEAVAAAVNRFPEVNHNYEREHRYNLWFVVTAASEGRLQATLRAIEQAAGHPLLALPLVEEFHIDLGFALSGGAAKKTVEVRPVHPVSPIDEAERRLVSVLQEGLPLFIRPFALIAERIGASEPEVLGRIRRWLEEGAIKRFGVVVRHRELGYTANAMLVHDIPDDQVGEIGRALAEEPAVTLCYRRPRHLPDWPYNLFCMIHGRERAEVEEIIADLRQRHGLADCAHDVLFSLTRFKQNGARYA, encoded by the coding sequence ATGACCGACACCTTCGAATTCCGCCTGCTCAACGAATTCCAGCGCGACTTCCCGCTCTGCCCGGCGCCGTTCGCCGAACTGGCGGCGCGCCTCGGCGTCGCCGAGAAGCGGGTGCTGAGCAGCCTCGAAAAGCTGCGCCGCGAAGGCAAGATCTCGCGGGTCGGCGCCGTCTTCGCCCCGAAGCGGATCGGCGCCTCGACCCTGGCCGCGATGGCGGTGGCGCCGGAACAGCTGGAAGCCGTGGCGGCGGCGGTCAACCGCTTCCCAGAGGTCAATCACAACTACGAACGCGAACATCGCTACAACCTGTGGTTCGTCGTCACCGCCGCCAGCGAAGGCCGCCTGCAGGCGACGCTGCGGGCGATCGAGCAGGCGGCGGGGCATCCGCTGCTGGCGCTGCCGCTGGTCGAGGAATTCCACATCGACCTCGGCTTCGCGTTGTCCGGCGGCGCTGCCAAGAAAACGGTCGAGGTCCGTCCGGTGCACCCGGTGTCGCCGATTGACGAGGCCGAGCGGCGCCTGGTCTCGGTGCTGCAGGAAGGGCTGCCGCTGTTCATCCGGCCTTTCGCGCTGATCGCCGAGCGGATCGGCGCCTCGGAGCCCGAAGTCCTCGGGCGCATCCGGCGCTGGCTGGAAGAGGGCGCGATCAAGCGTTTCGGCGTCGTCGTCCGCCACCGCGAACTGGGCTATACCGCCAACGCAATGCTGGTCCACGACATTCCGGACGACCAGGTCGGCGAGATCGGCCGGGCGCTCGCCGAGGAGCCGGCCGTGACGCTGTGCTACCGCCGGCCGCGTCACCTGCCGGACTGGCCGTACAACCTGTTCTGCATGATCCACGGCCGCGAGCGGGCCGAGGTTGAAGAGATCATCGCCGACCTGCGTCAGCGCCACGGCCTGGCCGATTGCGCCCACGACGTGCTGTTCTCGCTGACCCGTTTCAAGCAGAACGGCGCCCGCTATGCCTGA
- a CDS encoding cytochrome D1 domain-containing protein, translating to MNKTVVGMLAMSAMAVAMGSAFAQDDVKTAPTLTAQEKEQAKKIYFERCAGCHGVLRKGATGKNLEPHWSKKDKDGNVTEGGTLKLGQNRLEKIIGYGTDGGMVNFDDILTKEELSLMAKYIQNTPDVPPEYSFKDTMDSWKVIVPVKDRPTKQMNKYNLKNMFSVTLRDTGEVALIDGDTKEIRSIVKTGYAVHISRLSASGRYVYVIGRDGRLSLIDLWMEKPAVVAEVKIGFDARSVDTSKFKGFEDKYAVAGSYWPPQYVIMDGDTLKPRKVVSTRGMTVDGEYHPEPRVASIVASFIKPEWVINIKETGQILLVDYSDIENLKTTTVGSAKFLHDGGWDASKRYFLVAANASNKIAAVDTKTGKLAALVDVAKLPHPGRGANFTHPKFGPVWTTGHLGADVLTLISTPSDDKKNAKFKEYNWKVVQEVKHVPGNLFVKTHPKSKNLWADSPQNPDKELAESVAVWDMADLSKPKKVINVAKDSGLPVTKATRRAVHPEYSADGKEVWISLWGGKADQSAIVVYDDATLALKKVITDPKMITPTGKFNVYNTQHDIY from the coding sequence ATGAATAAAACTGTAGTGGGGATGCTTGCAATGAGTGCCATGGCGGTCGCCATGGGTTCCGCCTTTGCCCAGGACGACGTCAAGACGGCGCCGACCCTGACGGCCCAGGAAAAAGAGCAGGCCAAGAAGATCTACTTCGAGCGCTGTGCCGGTTGTCACGGCGTGCTGCGCAAGGGCGCCACCGGTAAGAACCTCGAGCCGCACTGGTCGAAGAAGGACAAGGACGGCAACGTCACCGAGGGCGGCACGCTCAAGCTCGGCCAGAACCGTCTGGAAAAGATCATCGGCTACGGCACCGACGGTGGCATGGTCAATTTCGACGACATCCTGACCAAGGAAGAGTTGTCGCTGATGGCCAAGTACATCCAGAACACGCCGGATGTGCCGCCCGAGTACAGCTTCAAGGACACCATGGATTCGTGGAAGGTCATCGTGCCGGTCAAGGATCGTCCGACCAAGCAGATGAACAAGTACAACCTGAAGAACATGTTCTCGGTGACCCTGCGCGATACCGGCGAAGTGGCCCTGATCGACGGCGATACCAAGGAAATCCGCAGCATCGTCAAGACCGGCTACGCGGTTCACATTTCGCGCCTGTCCGCTTCCGGACGCTACGTTTACGTAATCGGCCGCGACGGCCGCCTGTCGCTGATCGACCTCTGGATGGAAAAGCCGGCGGTAGTTGCTGAAGTCAAGATCGGTTTCGATGCTCGCTCGGTCGATACCTCCAAGTTCAAGGGCTTCGAAGACAAGTATGCGGTGGCCGGCTCCTACTGGCCGCCCCAGTACGTGATCATGGATGGCGACACGCTGAAGCCGCGCAAGGTGGTCTCCACCCGCGGCATGACGGTGGATGGCGAATACCATCCGGAACCGCGCGTCGCTTCCATCGTGGCTTCCTTCATCAAGCCGGAATGGGTCATCAACATCAAGGAAACCGGTCAGATCCTGCTGGTCGATTACTCCGATATCGAAAACCTCAAGACGACCACCGTCGGTTCCGCCAAGTTCCTGCATGACGGCGGCTGGGATGCGTCCAAGCGCTACTTCCTGGTGGCGGCCAACGCTTCCAACAAGATCGCCGCGGTCGACACCAAGACCGGCAAGCTGGCCGCCCTGGTCGATGTCGCCAAACTGCCGCATCCGGGGCGTGGCGCCAACTTCACCCATCCGAAATTCGGTCCGGTGTGGACGACGGGTCACCTCGGGGCCGACGTGCTGACCCTGATCAGCACACCATCGGATGACAAGAAGAACGCCAAGTTCAAGGAGTACAACTGGAAGGTCGTGCAGGAAGTCAAGCACGTGCCGGGCAACCTCTTCGTCAAGACCCATCCGAAGTCCAAGAACCTGTGGGCCGACTCGCCGCAGAATCCGGACAAGGAACTGGCTGAATCGGTTGCCGTCTGGGATATGGCCGATCTGTCCAAGCCGAAGAAGGTCATCAACGTCGCCAAGGATTCCGGCCTGCCGGTGACCAAGGCTACCCGTCGTGCCGTGCATCCGGAATACAGTGCCGACGGCAAGGAAGTCTGGATCTCGCTGTGGGGCGGCAAGGCCGACCAGTCGGCGATCGTCGTCTATGACGATGCCACGCTCGCCCTGAAGAAGGTGATCACCGATCCGAAGATGATCACGCCGACCGGCAAGTTCAACGTCTACAACACGCAGCACGACATCTACTGA
- a CDS encoding cupredoxin domain-containing protein — protein sequence MKRAVIASGEWRLWKAAPVVLALFSFAAPAQETSEVRIEAYQFRPPEVRVRAGESVRWSNHEKRTSHSVVFPAEGGLESERLFPDESWTRRFEKAGRYEYHCGPHPEMKGVILVE from the coding sequence ATGAAGCGTGCTGTCATCGCGTCTGGCGAATGGCGGCTCTGGAAAGCGGCGCCGGTGGTATTGGCGCTCTTTTCATTCGCGGCCCCGGCACAGGAAACGAGCGAGGTGCGCATCGAGGCCTACCAGTTCCGGCCGCCGGAAGTCCGCGTCCGCGCCGGCGAGAGCGTGCGCTGGAGCAACCACGAAAAGCGGACTAGTCACTCGGTAGTCTTCCCGGCCGAAGGCGGACTGGAGTCGGAACGCCTGTTTCCCGATGAAAGCTGGACGCGTCGTTTCGAAAAGGCCGGACGTTACGAATACCACTGCGGCCCGCACCCGGAAATGAAAGGGGTAATCCTTGTCGAGTAG
- a CDS encoding ethylbenzene dehydrogenase-related protein: MNQKLISFAVTGALLALGATAAVAAPDWSKVPKKDIHVFHPGATPIEWVQGKGEHSGASGLKKGETCAGCHIEDGKLSLDTKRLASKELEPKGAPKTGAFPVGVQAAYDASNLYVRLTFKAPAGGFDKSDKDNEVKATLMFPNDKVPLGEQAGCWATCHKDVRTMPGADDKKTKYATPGAMDLMQWKSSGKVVDGSVTDKRNMEGGKAGATAEGAKAGDVYTVTFTRKLAGNATLAAGKAVTFGVAIHADNAGGRFHHVSFNQTIGLGTDGDVKAVKQ, from the coding sequence GTGAATCAGAAGCTCATTTCCTTCGCCGTGACCGGTGCCCTGCTGGCACTGGGCGCGACAGCGGCCGTCGCCGCACCCGACTGGAGCAAGGTGCCGAAGAAGGATATCCATGTCTTCCATCCCGGCGCGACGCCGATCGAGTGGGTGCAGGGCAAGGGCGAACACAGCGGTGCCAGCGGCCTGAAGAAGGGCGAAACCTGCGCCGGCTGCCACATCGAGGACGGCAAGCTGAGCCTCGACACCAAGCGTCTGGCCAGCAAGGAACTGGAACCCAAGGGTGCGCCAAAAACCGGCGCCTTCCCGGTCGGTGTCCAGGCCGCCTACGATGCCAGCAACCTCTACGTGCGCTTGACCTTCAAGGCACCGGCCGGCGGCTTCGACAAGTCGGACAAGGACAACGAAGTCAAGGCCACTCTGATGTTCCCCAACGACAAGGTGCCGCTGGGCGAGCAGGCCGGTTGCTGGGCGACCTGCCACAAGGATGTCCGCACCATGCCGGGTGCCGACGACAAGAAGACCAAGTACGCCACGCCGGGTGCGATGGACCTGATGCAGTGGAAGAGCAGCGGCAAGGTGGTCGACGGATCGGTCACCGACAAGCGCAACATGGAAGGCGGCAAGGCCGGAGCAACGGCCGAAGGCGCCAAGGCGGGCGACGTCTACACCGTAACCTTCACTCGCAAGCTGGCTGGCAATGCCACGCTGGCCGCCGGCAAGGCCGTGACCTTTGGGGTCGCCATCCATGCCGACAATGCCGGCGGACGCTTCCACCACGTCTCCTTCAACCAGACCATCGGCCTGGGGACGGATGGCGACGTCAAGGCCGTCAAGCAGTAA
- a CDS encoding cytochrome D1 domain-containing protein yields the protein MRLLLSFLLVLLLNACAAPQLRGTGDLGLIIERASGHVTLVNTTARQSYARIEGLGDLSHASAVYSRDGRYAFVFGRDGGLTKIDLLEAKIVKRVMQSGNAIGGSISQDGRIVVAQNYTPGGIKAFDAETLELLSEVPAEYAPGKFSKVVGLADVPGNKFAYALFDGGEIWVSDFSNPRQPKTQRYPAGLQPYDGLVTPDGRYFLAGLFGEDGVAMLDLWQPEKGARKILENYGRGEQKLPVFKMPHLRGWSVAQGKAYLPAIGRHEVLVVDVATWKEVGRIAVRGQPVFVMARPDGRQVWVNFAFPDNGKLDVIDTLAGKVVQQMAPGKGILHMEFAPRGENVWLSARDDHKVLIYDTDSFAKLGDISADNPSGIFFTSRAARIGF from the coding sequence ATGCGTCTGCTCCTGAGTTTCCTGCTGGTCCTGCTGCTCAACGCCTGCGCCGCGCCGCAACTGCGCGGCACCGGCGATCTCGGGCTGATCATCGAGCGCGCCAGCGGCCACGTGACGCTGGTCAATACCACTGCGCGCCAGTCCTATGCCCGGATCGAAGGCCTGGGCGACCTCTCGCACGCCTCCGCCGTCTATTCACGGGATGGCCGCTACGCCTTCGTCTTCGGCCGCGACGGCGGGCTGACCAAGATCGATCTGCTGGAAGCGAAGATCGTCAAGCGCGTCATGCAGTCGGGCAACGCCATCGGCGGCTCGATCTCGCAGGACGGGCGCATCGTTGTCGCCCAGAACTACACGCCGGGCGGCATCAAGGCTTTCGATGCCGAGACGCTGGAACTGCTGTCCGAAGTGCCGGCCGAATACGCGCCCGGCAAGTTCTCCAAGGTCGTCGGGCTGGCCGACGTACCGGGCAACAAGTTCGCCTACGCGCTGTTCGACGGCGGCGAAATCTGGGTCAGCGATTTCAGCAATCCGCGGCAGCCGAAGACGCAGCGCTACCCCGCCGGCCTCCAGCCCTACGATGGTCTGGTGACGCCGGACGGCCGCTATTTCCTGGCCGGCCTGTTCGGCGAGGATGGCGTGGCGATGCTCGATCTCTGGCAGCCGGAGAAGGGCGCCCGCAAAATTCTCGAAAACTATGGCCGCGGCGAGCAGAAGCTGCCGGTCTTCAAGATGCCCCACCTGCGCGGCTGGTCGGTGGCCCAGGGCAAGGCCTATCTGCCGGCGATCGGCCGCCACGAGGTGCTGGTCGTCGATGTCGCGACCTGGAAGGAAGTCGGGCGCATTGCGGTGCGCGGCCAGCCGGTCTTCGTCATGGCCCGCCCCGACGGTCGTCAGGTCTGGGTCAATTTCGCCTTCCCCGACAACGGCAAGCTCGATGTGATCGACACCCTGGCCGGCAAGGTCGTTCAGCAGATGGCGCCAGGCAAGGGCATCCTGCACATGGAATTCGCGCCTCGCGGCGAAAATGTCTGGCTCTCGGCTCGCGACGACCACAAAGTATTGATCTATGACACAGACAGCTTTGCGAAATTGGGTGATATTTCGGCAGATAATCCTTCCGGCATCTTCTTCACCTCCCGGGCTGCACGCATAGGCTTCTGA
- a CDS encoding amino acid ABC transporter permease — protein sequence MGYQWNWGVFLQPSATGDDTYLGWMFAGFKMTIGLSLSAWVIALLLGALVGVLRTVPNKALAGIATAYVELFRNIPLLVQLFIWYFVLPELLPASIGDAYKQSNPIMQQFLASMICLALFTSARVAEQVRSGINSLPRGQKNAGLALGFTLPQTYRYVMLPMAFRLVVPPLTSEFLNIFKNSAVCSTIGLLELAAQGRQLVDYTAQPFESFIAVTLSYIIINVTVMTLMHKFEKRIAVPGYIGGK from the coding sequence ATGGGTTACCAATGGAACTGGGGCGTCTTTTTGCAGCCGTCCGCGACCGGTGACGACACCTATCTCGGCTGGATGTTCGCCGGCTTCAAGATGACCATCGGGCTGTCGCTGAGCGCCTGGGTCATTGCGCTGCTGCTCGGCGCCCTGGTCGGCGTCCTGCGCACGGTGCCGAACAAGGCGCTGGCCGGCATCGCCACCGCCTACGTCGAGCTGTTCCGCAATATTCCGCTGCTCGTCCAGCTCTTCATCTGGTACTTCGTGCTGCCCGAACTGTTGCCGGCGAGTATCGGCGACGCCTACAAGCAGTCGAACCCGATCATGCAGCAATTCCTCGCTTCGATGATCTGTCTCGCGTTGTTTACCAGCGCCCGGGTCGCCGAGCAGGTCCGCTCCGGCATCAATTCGCTGCCCCGGGGCCAGAAGAACGCCGGCCTGGCGCTCGGCTTCACGCTGCCCCAGACCTACCGCTACGTGATGCTGCCGATGGCCTTCCGCCTGGTCGTGCCGCCGCTGACCTCCGAGTTCCTGAACATCTTCAAGAACTCCGCCGTCTGCTCCACCATCGGCCTCCTCGAACTCGCCGCCCAGGGCCGCCAGCTAGTCGATTACACGGCGCAGCCCTTCGAGTCCTTCATCGCCGTGACCCTGTCCTACATCATCATCAACGTCACCGTGATGACCCTGATGCACAAGTTCGAAAAGCGCATCGCCGTCCCTGGCTACATTGGAGGCAAATAA
- a CDS encoding glutamate/aspartate ABC transporter substrate-binding protein: MKRIAIATALASALCATATTPVQAQESLTLKKIKDTGTITLGHRESSIPFSYYDDKQQVIGYSHELMLKVVDGIKSELKLAKIETKLMPVTSANRITLVQNGTVDIECGSTTNNLERQKQVGFSTTIFVIGTKLLTKKGSGINDFADLAGKNVVTTAGTTSERLIRKMNEDKKMGMSIISAKDHGESFLTLETGRAVAFMMDDALLYGEMAKAKKAGDWAVVGTAQSKEAYGCMLRKDDPGFKKVVDAALTKAMTSGEAEKIYAKWFMNPIPPKGLNLNMPLSDEMKALYKAPNDKAFE; this comes from the coding sequence ATGAAAAGAATTGCCATCGCCACTGCCCTTGCTTCCGCTCTCTGCGCGACCGCCACGACCCCGGTTCAGGCGCAGGAATCCCTGACCCTGAAGAAGATCAAGGACACCGGCACGATCACCCTCGGCCACCGCGAATCCTCGATTCCCTTCTCCTATTACGACGACAAGCAGCAGGTCATCGGCTATTCGCACGAACTGATGCTCAAAGTGGTCGATGGCATCAAAAGCGAACTCAAGCTGGCCAAGATCGAAACCAAGCTGATGCCGGTCACTTCGGCCAACCGCATCACCCTGGTCCAGAACGGCACCGTCGATATCGAATGCGGCTCGACCACCAACAACCTCGAACGCCAGAAGCAGGTCGGCTTCTCGACCACCATCTTCGTCATCGGCACCAAGCTGCTGACCAAGAAGGGTTCCGGGATCAACGACTTCGCCGACCTTGCCGGCAAGAACGTCGTCACCACCGCCGGCACCACTTCCGAGCGCCTGATCCGCAAGATGAACGAAGACAAGAAGATGGGCATGAGCATCATCTCGGCCAAGGATCATGGCGAATCCTTCCTGACCCTGGAAACCGGCCGTGCCGTCGCCTTCATGATGGACGACGCGCTGCTCTACGGCGAAATGGCCAAGGCCAAGAAAGCCGGCGACTGGGCCGTGGTCGGTACGGCGCAATCGAAGGAAGCCTATGGCTGCATGCTGCGCAAGGACGACCCGGGCTTCAAGAAGGTGGTCGATGCGGCACTGACCAAGGCGATGACCTCGGGCGAAGCCGAAAAGATCTACGCCAAGTGGTTCATGAACCCGATCCCGCCCAAGGGACTGAACCTCAACATGCCGCTGTCGGATGAAATGAAGGCGCTGTACAAGGCTCCGAACGACAAGGCTTTCGAGTAA
- a CDS encoding c-type cytochrome, whose product MSSTALAAEPDAARQQELVRLVRQDCGSCHGMTLQGGLGPALLPANLRDKPAEGLMATIVYGRPGTPMPPWQQFISEAEASWIVEKLMTEFPK is encoded by the coding sequence ATGTCGTCCACTGCTCTGGCTGCCGAACCCGATGCCGCGCGGCAACAGGAACTGGTGCGTCTGGTCCGCCAGGATTGCGGCTCCTGCCACGGCATGACCCTGCAGGGCGGCCTCGGCCCGGCCCTGCTGCCGGCCAATCTGCGCGACAAGCCGGCCGAGGGGCTGATGGCGACCATCGTCTACGGCCGCCCGGGAACGCCGATGCCGCCTTGGCAGCAGTTCATCTCGGAAGCAGAGGCGAGCTGGATTGTCGAAAAACTGATGACCGAATTCCCCAAGTGA
- a CDS encoding MarC family NAAT transporter, producing the protein MEDSLNRLLVSFFLGGLISLATITNPLSKIPVFLTLAADLAAPAASLEARRACFYGFLLLTGGLFAGVFILEAFGISFGALRIAGGLTVALIGYRMLFGTGDAALVGGSGSFAFFPLAMPGIAGPGALATVIGISSEIAELSGGVRRLIAYSATVASIAATCLLIWLVLRSARWVSRRLGSEGINVVARLTGFLLICIGVQFVGSGIRSFMAGA; encoded by the coding sequence ATGGAAGACAGCCTGAACCGGCTGCTGGTCAGTTTTTTTCTCGGCGGCTTGATCAGTCTGGCGACCATCACCAACCCCCTCTCGAAGATTCCGGTCTTCCTGACCCTGGCCGCCGACCTCGCCGCTCCGGCAGCTTCGCTGGAAGCGCGGCGGGCCTGCTTCTACGGCTTCCTGCTACTCACCGGCGGCCTCTTTGCCGGGGTCTTCATCCTCGAAGCCTTCGGAATTTCCTTCGGTGCCTTGCGCATCGCCGGCGGGCTGACCGTGGCGCTGATCGGCTACCGCATGCTGTTCGGCACCGGCGACGCCGCTTTGGTCGGCGGTAGTGGCAGCTTTGCCTTCTTTCCACTGGCCATGCCCGGCATCGCCGGGCCGGGCGCGCTGGCCACGGTGATCGGCATCTCCTCGGAGATCGCCGAACTGTCCGGCGGCGTCCGGCGTCTGATCGCCTATTCGGCGACGGTGGCCAGCATCGCCGCGACCTGCCTGCTGATCTGGCTGGTGCTGCGTTCGGCGCGCTGGGTTTCCCGCCGCCTGGGCAGCGAGGGCATCAATGTCGTGGCTCGCCTGACCGGCTTTCTGCTGATCTGCATCGGCGTCCAGTTCGTCGGTTCGGGCATCCGCAGTTTCATGGCCGGAGCCTGA
- the gltK gene encoding glutamate/aspartate ABC transporter permease GltK — MYEFDWSSIPGALPFLWDGMKISLVITFQAVLVGIVWGTLLAMMRLSPIKALSWFAAGYVNLFRAVPLVMVLLWFFLIVPEFVGQLFNIPKGTDLRLSSAMAGFALFEAAYYSEIIRAGIQSVPKGQMAASYALGMTYGQAMRLVVLPQAFRNMVPLLLTQGIILFQDTSLVYVSALADFFGAAYKVGDRDGRLVEMLLFAGAVYFVICFSASQLVKRLQKKYHPA; from the coding sequence ATGTACGAATTCGACTGGTCCTCTATCCCCGGCGCCTTGCCCTTCCTCTGGGACGGCATGAAGATCTCCCTGGTCATCACCTTCCAGGCCGTGCTCGTTGGCATCGTCTGGGGTACCTTGCTGGCCATGATGCGGCTGTCGCCGATCAAGGCGCTGTCCTGGTTTGCCGCCGGCTACGTCAACCTGTTCCGGGCCGTGCCGCTGGTCATGGTGCTGCTCTGGTTCTTCCTGATCGTGCCGGAATTCGTCGGGCAGCTGTTCAACATTCCGAAGGGGACGGACTTGCGTTTGTCTTCGGCCATGGCCGGTTTTGCCTTGTTCGAAGCGGCCTACTACTCGGAAATCATCCGGGCCGGCATCCAGAGCGTCCCCAAGGGGCAGATGGCCGCTTCCTACGCGCTGGGCATGACCTACGGCCAGGCCATGCGCCTCGTCGTGCTGCCGCAGGCCTTCCGCAACATGGTGCCGCTGCTCCTGACGCAAGGGATCATCCTTTTTCAGGACACCTCGCTGGTCTACGTCTCGGCCTTGGCCGACTTCTTCGGTGCCGCCTACAAGGTCGGCGACCGCGACGGCCGCCTGGTCGAAATGCTGCTCTTCGCCGGCGCCGTCTATTTCGTCATCTGCTTCTCCGCTTCGCAACTGGTGAAGCGTCTCCAGAAAAAATACCACCCGGCCTGA